Part of the Ficedula albicollis isolate OC2 chromosome 6, FicAlb1.5, whole genome shotgun sequence genome is shown below.
caaaGTGCATCATAAAGGAAGCTAACTGAACATTTCATGTAATACAACTTACACAGAACTTTATAAGAAATATTGTAGAGCCAACAGTGCTACCAGAAACTCACAATACAGTGAGATTCTTAACTTATCCATCATGTGTGCCAACTGTTTCAGATATGACTACATATCAATACACAACAGTATTTATGAACAGAATGTGTTACCTGTTTCAGATATGACTACATATCAATACACAGCAATATTTATGAACAGAATGTGTTATGAATCCAGTCAAAATGTATGCTAGGTTTGCCCCTTTAATTCTTGCAGCCATTcaagaacatttattttaaaagttcacaAAATTGTCCTTCCTCACAGTAACTGTATCCTTTATTCTCAAACAGCCTCAGTTTCATTCCTATCTCAGTTAAGTTCTTTTATTGCCAAATACAAGCTGACACTTTGTAATAAGTCACCTTTTGTGGAGTCCTGCTGTACACAGGTGATTCAAATCTATCATTGATTCCAAAGTATTGTGTAAGTTCTTTccatttgtcttcattttccaACTGCTGACtactaaaaaacaaacaaacaaacaaacaagtcaTTACTGTAACCACTGCCCTTTCCACAACTTGAAATATCCTTTTCAAAGCTAAAACTAACTGTTCTATTTTGCAGACATAGTCTTTTCACCCATCGAATCCAGTCAAAATGTATGCTAGGTTTGCCCCTTTAATTCTTGCAGCCATTcaagaacatttattttaaaagttcacaAAATTGTCCTTCCTCACAGTAACTGTATCCTTTATTCTCAAACAGCCTCAGTTTCATTCCTATCTCAGTTAAGTTCTTTTATTGCCAAATACAAGCTGACACTTTGTAATAAGTCACCTTTTGTGGAGTCCTGCTGTACACAGGTGATTCAAATCTATCATTGATTCCAAAGTATTGTGTAAGTTCTTTccatttgtcttcattttccaACTGCTGACtactaaaaaacaaacaaacaaacaaacaagtcaTTACTGTAACCACTTCCCTTTCCACAACTTGAAATATCCTTTTCAAAGCTAAAACTAACTGTTCTATTTTGCAGACATAGTCTTTTCACCcattcagtttttaaatgaagtcaaattcattatttttgtaagtGTAATTTCACAATCgttcagtttttaaatgaagtCAAATTCATTATTCCTTCCCCTTTGTAAGTGTAATTTCACAATCTTGAAAGCAAACTGATAGGTTGCTAGGTCCTAAATTTCATTAGGTTGAAAAAGGTCTTTGAGTCTAAACAtaaacctaacactgccaacgaggagaaagaagggaaggagcaAGCTTGTATGAAGGAAGTAGGAAGAACattaaatctattaaaaattacattacatAATACATTTGTGTTGATTTTTAAGATCAAGCAGTAACACTCCATCAAGCGATCACTGGTACAAATTCAGCCTGCCCAACAGAGACACTGAACAaatttaaaaggtattttacaCAGTGCTCAAAGCTAGGCTTTGGCTATGAATGTGGTCAAGCTTATTGCAAGTTTTGCCTGCTACTAACAGACCTCAGGTAATCCCATTGACCTGGTTATACCTCTTAGCCACTTCATCGgtctttctctgttttgctaaggggaaaaaaaaagaaagaaaaatccaacaTTACACAGTGATACCCCACAGCATCCAATGAATTTAACAGAGTTCTAATTGGtcacatttcttttgaaagatCAACACACTGGGATTTTTACCCAATGATCATGTGGACTTAAACCATCCAATTGTAAGAAACTCCTGTAATACCTGTGAAGTTTTAACCAGAATGTGCAAAACTAAAGTTTTACAGAACCACTGAAATACACTTAACCATTATAAATCAGTATTAACTCAGTAAGTTCTGCCTTCTTTTTAAGAAGAGGACAAATATATTACTTGCATTCTATGTAGCAATCTACAACCTCACTACAACCTTGCAAGTGACAtatacaagcagaaaaaaaaaatcctagataACAGCTAGAATAcaattcttcatttaaaaataaacaaaacaaaaaaagccctcaaaaaccaaaaccaccaacCCCACAAAGCAGCACATATTGATACTAATTCAATTTGAAAAAGATAAATTCTGTTAATCataaaaaaacaccttttcGGTGGCGCTTTCTTTTTCGacatctgttttcctcttttacttgcattttcatttcacGGTGTTTCTTCTGAAGCTCCACAAATTTCTACAAGATTATGAAACAGCAGGtcagtgtttttaattttcctccaCTTTTAAGAAAGTACACAGAGAAATGCTTAATTATCCTTGTGCCTTGTGTTATCTATTACTTCCCAACTTATAAATCAGGACCATGCCATTCTGATTATGTTAAACTGGAATTGGTGCTAATCTTTCATCAGCTCTCTCTGACTTTCTGCCCTTTCTACATCCCAGGACTGTTCAGATCTGACAGTTCTCTCATGGGATGTGACAGAACACACTTTTGCTTGTTGTGTACTCCTGAGCTATACCACGTATTTTAACCGCCTAGTTGGTAGTTTGTAATCCACAAATTAGTGACAGCATGGTCCTTGCACAGCAGGCTACCTACAATGACTGAGAGATGAAAAAGGTTGCCAATTCTTATTTTGAATCCAAAGCCTAAAACACATTGTTTTgttaagaggattttttttctccagtctcTACATGCAACTGCAAAATCAGGCAGTCATAAGGAACTCTTGAGTCTGGATACCTGCAATTAACCCTTACAGcaagcagcagggcacagctccccTTCCCAGGTATGCAGCACCCCCACAGAGGCTGAAACACATCCTTACCAATGCAGAAAGCACCTACCAAGCAGCTCACAGTCCATAAACCACTGAGAACACAAGTTTTATGTAACTGTACAGTTATGACAACTCCTTGCTGTGCTTTCAATCACCACCAAACTACCACCTAATAACCTCCTTCCTAAATTCCTGTTCAGCTTGCTTTAAATAATCTAAGGTTTGTATACCCAGATTATATTTTATCTAATTTCAGATTTGTACATTGAATATTCAACCCTGActtattttaatctaaaaatcAACAATTTGAGTACACTGCATTATGCTCATTTGGAGACCTGTAACGATACATACATTCCAGATATTTACAGAAACTCCAGGAGGGCAGGTTTGAAATTCACTTTCTTCATCTGTCACTGGTACAACAGGTTCACTGCTGGCATTACTCTCCTGTTCAGTCCCCTGAAGCCTCTCAGTATCTTCTTTTGAGCAGGAATCAGGTGTTTCATCTCCATCATCAGAACTTAGATCAACATCACTCTCATTCAGTCCTGGAGGTAACAGCCCACTCCACATCTCCCAGTTTAAATAAGTCCAAACTGCATCAAGTCACTGCAAAAACACCAGCTTACCCATCCCAACACAAAaacagcctgcagaagagagaaacagaaacagcaaaacacgTCATCAATATTTCTGCTTATCTTACGTAACTATCATTACATGTTCTAGACAACGACTTGAGTACAAACGCTGACACTACCGGCTCTTTTTTACCCCACTCCTTGTCCTTTAAAGCTGTGCCCTTAGGCGTTTGCTTACAGCTTTCAGTTTAGGGGTGACACTGCCGCAAACGCCTCCCGTGCCCCCACAGGGGCAGCTTCCCGGGACAGCGCACCCAGCTCCCTTCACCGCCGGGCCGCGACAGGAGGAGCCCGGCCGGGGAGGCGGCAGGGCCGGGGCggctccgccccccccccccccccccccccccccccccccccccccccccccccccccccccccccccccccccccccccccctgccggcCTGAGGGAGGGCAGCCGGCCCTCGCTGTGCCGCCAGTCCCCGCACGGCCGGCGGCGCTGGCAGTGCCCGCGGAGCCCCCTCAGTGTCCCCGCACGGCCGGAGCGCCCTCAGTGCCCGCGGAGcgccctcagtgtcccctcagtgtcccctcagtgccccCAGGGTGTCCCGCGCCCGGcgcccccgccccccccccccccccccccccccccccccccccccccccccccccccccccccccccccccccccccccccccctgccggcCTGAGGGAGGGCAGCCGGCCCTCGCTGTGCCGCCAGTCCCCGCACGGCCGGCGGCGCTGGCAGTGCCCGCGGAGCCCCCTCAGTGTCCCCGCACGGCCGGAGCGCCCTCAGTGCCCGCGGAGcgccctcagtgtcccctcagtgtcccctcagtgccccCGCACGGCCCCGCGCCCGGCGCCCCCGGCCGTGTTTACCTGGCCGCCATCTTGGCACCGCCGGAACACCCCGCGCGCGGATTGGGCGGGGCGGCGCAGCCAATCAGCGGGCGCGCCGGTCGCCATGGCAGCGGGGCGGGCccgccgggcccccccccccccccccccccccccccccccccccccccccccccccccccccccccccccccccccgggccggcCATGGCGGCCGTGcctgggggctgtgaggggagcGGGGCTGCGGGGTTAACGTGTGTTGGGTTCTGAGTCAGAGCCTCAGGAtcatttaatttggaaaaggcCTCCAGGATCACCGAGTCCGATTTACGACCCAACGCCACCGTGTCAACCAGACCGGGTGCTACATGCGGTCCTTCCTTGAGCACGTCCAGGGccggtgactccaccacctccctgggcagcccgtTCCAATGTTTAGTCACCCTTTCGGTGAAAAAGTTACTCCTAATGTCCAACTTTAATCTCAGTTGATGCAACAgaaggccatttcctctcatctcttgttccctgggagcagatcctGGCTCCAACCTCCTGTCGGGGAGTTGTGcagagtgataaggtcaccccttgaatcccttttttctccagattaaacacccccagctccctcagctacTCCGCATCAGACTTGagtttctttcagaaatcaaattGTACAGCAATCCTTGCTGCCATAAAGGAATATTGCATCTCTTCCAACTTGTAAGCCTTGTAGATAAGGCTCACCAAAATGTTTATGCTGGGACAGAATGACGAGGCTCATGCTCTTCAAGAATTGGAAAATCCTTCCGGAGTTCCCAGCAGCGCCTTGGATTAACGTGGTAaagagaaaaccacaaaaatggAAAGTGTGTGCAGAGCAAAGGGCTTATCTGGAAGATTCTGTTACTCCTTGTCCTTTCAACTTTCATAGGTGACACAAGTATTTAGGAGCAGCCTAAAAATGATTAAGCAAGAACATCTTGCATAGAAGGAGCAACAGGCACAAGGAAAAGGTGAAGGGACAAGGCTGACATCACTAACACTGAAATGTGTCTGAAGGACAGGAGGTTTCCCATGTCTCAAATAATCTGTGAGAAGATGAACATTTGAGTGACAGTATGACAGATTGAAAACTGTATCTCAGTATGATAATGAGACTTTTGAGAAAGGAATTGCTGACCCCAAAACACAACATGACCCAGTTGTGGACAAACAAGAGGGGAATGAGAAAAGGGCCAGTGTTATGAAGATGGATAATCAGGAATATTGCTTTGAGTAGGAATTTCTTGGTTGATCCCAGCTTCTGGGATTGGCTGTGCATGGAAGGAAAAACTAAATGCCTTTTAAATCAGATCTTcagattgttttcctttttatgccATAATTTTACATCCTTAGATTCATTTCTAAAATCAATTAATTCCGTAAGTAATCACTTTTTCATGAACTACATGTAAATTTCACACTCAGCTTGCTAACTAGATTTTCCTCTCATCTGGGAAATCAATTTTTAAGAGAGTTATTTTATTTACACTGAATAATTGGTTGTATTTGGTACACAGATAACTGGTAATTAATAACTGTATTGATACTGGATATTCACTGCCATTTGTTCTAGCAAGTTGTTAGACCATTAGGCTGCAAGATCTTTTCTTGATTCTAGCAAGTTGTTAGACCATTAGgctgcaaaacattttcttggtGTGACTAAATTTGAACACactcaaaaaattaaaaggtttgTGACATCTTTATGACCTGTAAATCCATATGGTTGGTAGGGATACATTTTCAGAAggcaaatttaatttcattaaacaATTCTTATCCAAACATCGTGCTCCTTATTTAGTATCCACAACCAATTTGTAGTAAGAATGGCACTGGTGGTACACTGTGGTCAAATATCCACATTGATTGCAATTTATAATTACAAATTAAATGTACTTGTCATTTTAAAAGCCACATTTTCAGAATAATCTCCAGTcctcccacaaaaaaaaaatctgacttctAACAGGTTCTTCCGTAGGAAAAAAGGTGGCAAGAGCTCCTGCCAGACTTTCATCAGTCCAGAAGTATTTGTATTCACAAAGTCGGTGCTTGATGAAACTACAAAAGAGATTGTTGGCTACTTATCAGAATTTGCAACTTActgctggggttttgtgttGAAATAGTCTATAAAGTGTTTTtatctgcagaagaaaatagaagGCAGCACAACCTTGTGACCAACCCTGATGTCCCTACATCAAATTTGCTGCTATTGTGGCCAACACTTGACTCAGTGTTGAATTTTTCTGATGGCAATTTTCTGCTCCCCATTGagcaaatattcaaataatctgatttatttccttttggtCAACTGATCTAATTTCCTTTCTCACTTGAATTCCTGTCCTGGAGACCTGCCAAACAATGACTCTCATGAATGAAACGAGTCATGCCTTTGAGATTCCTGTGGAACATCAAACTGGCACAACACAGTAATTACAGCTTAGCTATTTCTGAtgctgttattaaaaaaatgactTGAACTTTAGAAAGGAGGACTACTGTAATTAAATGTAACATCAAGTTTAATTTGAATCTTCCAGGATCTCTATGATTTGCCAGGTTCTAGGCAATTTTCTCTTTATCTCTTCCTTTACCTGTTGTTGGATATTTACAGATCCTACCATGAGTCCCAGTTCTGATAGTGTAgtttttcagatgtattttgggttctttttaaaactctctTATGAATGCCAGTCACAGAAGTGGTCAGAGTTCAGATCCCAGAAAAGCTGGTGCCTGTGTATGTGCAGGTCCCCTTGGCAGGTTCTCACAGTGCCATTCACATTTTCAGCCCAGCTACAGAACACACTGAAGGCCTGAACCAGTTCTTTGGATGTAGGCTTGAAAACATGTTTAGCTAATCACAGATACTCCTGTACCTGCTTATTCCACAAAATAGACACAATTTCCTAGTGCAGAAATGAAATCTACTCCAACATAATTTTTGCATTATTATCTGGTTTTTTTAGCAGTAAATGAGGACATAAGAAACTTTTTCTTAAGCAGAGAAATATGCCACATTCTATCCTTTTGAAACAGTGTTTTCAAGCTGTGTCAAAATGATCAAGAACTGGATTATTCTTTAAACATAATAGGAAGGCCTTATTGTATTAGCAGATTACAGTCATTGTGTTGGTATACTATCTACCTTGTATTCATTTTTGCTAACATAATGAGAAATTTTTCTAGCATGGTTATATTTTAATACAATAAAATCAtgttggaaaggaaaattagtatgattttaaagacagatgtaaagacaataaaatagcctctgagttttctttcctgaactTTTAATTTGTTGCTAactaaaaatatactttttatCAATCCTTTGAAATAATTATAgtcaaattaatatttaaagtCAGTTAAAAGGTTTACAGATGTCTTTTTTCCACATACTCTGCTATATAAGATCTAAGCAAGTCTGCCCAGATGTTTctaaattttcttattttagagAAGTACATAACTGATTAATGTAGCATGAAGCCCTGAGCTTTAATGAGAATATTTTCATGGCACCATTTACAATGTCCTTGCTCCTCTGAGGTTTGCATTTTGATGAAATTCTGACTGTAGAATCAGGAAGAAATGTCTGTGGTTTTAAGAATCAGCAGCCCCTGAACAAGTTGCTTTGTCTGCTctttaaaaaggcatttcttaAGCACAAACACACAGTGAGTATTCAGGGAGGAAGTAAGACCTGCTCAAAATTCCAGATTGAAGCTTGGAATATCTGTACTCAGTTCCCATTCTTGCCACAGGATTCCTGTGAGGAATGAACACATTCCTCCTGTGAGGAATGAACAAGGTCTTTTCAACTTTAGTGCCTCACAGGTGGAAGAGTTTTCATCACCCTTGTCTGTTGTGAGCATAATCTCTGAAGGTTTTGAGCCCAAATATATCAATCCCAGTTTTGTTGTAATGAATACAAAATCTTTATGCTGGATTGGGATCTTGGATGCATTTCTCTGGAACAGAAGAGAACCACCATTCTGCCATATCACCAAATGAAGTAGCACCTGACTTTTTTTACACTAAAAGAGTCAGAAAGCAGTTTTCTTAACCTCTCACAGAGTTTTGCTTTGTGTATTAATGGATGTTGTTTAGAAGTACAATAGGGAGTCTTACAGCTCATGTGGCACTCAGATACGGAGCTAGGGCTAGGTACTTAACCTCTCCTTGGTTTAGTTTGTGAAACAAACAACACTATTTTAACTCCTTTTCATGGATATTAGATAAAATTAATTAGCTTAGTATTTGTACTGCAATAAAGGTCTGTATAATTGGAAAGTCTTATAAGAATctcagctgttttatttttgtgtcgATTTAACTTTGAAGGGCTGGTTTTGTGATTTTGTACTGTATTTGAAGTGTGctattgtttcatttttataaataacagCTGATTTTTCAAGCTCCTGTAACGAACCTATT
Proteins encoded:
- the FAM204A gene encoding protein FAM204A isoform X2, coding for MWSGLLPPGLNESDVDLSSDDGDETPDSCSKEDTERLQGTEQESNASSEPVVPVTDEESEFQTCPPGVSVNIWNKFVELQKKHREMKMQVKEENRCRKRKRHRKAKQRKTDEVAKSQQLENEDKWKELTQYFGINDRFESPVYSRTPQKSGLELSIEKCVAEGDIAKAEELSDRLAIRELGVKIAKAAACRNFVKAKQEAEAAQEAQKKKKLAWGFEAKKRWETKSNMGYM
- the FAM204A gene encoding protein FAM204A isoform X1, encoding MWSGLLPPGLNESDVDLSSDDGDETPDSCSKEDTERLQGTEQESNASSEPVVPVTDEESEFQTCPPGVSVNIWNKFVELQKKHREMKMQVKEENRCRKRKRHRKAKQRKTDEVAKSSQQLENEDKWKELTQYFGINDRFESPVYSRTPQKSGLELSIEKCVAEGDIAKAEELSDRLAIRELGVKIAKAAACRNFVKAKQEAEAAQEAQKKKKLAWGFEAKKRWETKSNMGYM